One window from the genome of Nomascus leucogenys isolate Asia chromosome 12, Asia_NLE_v1, whole genome shotgun sequence encodes:
- the CRNN gene encoding cornulin, producing MPQLLRNINGIIEAFRRYARTEGNCTALTRGELKRLLEQEFANVIVKPHDPATVDEVLCLLDEDHTGTVEFKEFLVLVFKVAQACFKTLSESPEGACGSQESGSLHSGASQELGEGQRSGTEVGRAGKGQHYEGSSHRQSQQDSRGQNRPGAQTQGQATGSAWVSSYDKQAESQSQERTSPQIQLSGHTEQTQKAGEGKRNQTTEVRPERQPQTREQDRAHQTGETVTGSGTQTQAGATQTVEHDSSHQTGRTSMQTQEATNDQNRGTEIHGQGRSQTSQAVTGGHAQIQAGTHTQTPTQTMEQDSSHQTGSTSTQTQESTNDQNRGTENHGQGRSETSQAMTGGHAQIQAGSHTQTVEQDRSQTVSHGGAREQGQTQTQPDSGQKRTQVSNPEAGETVPGGQAQTGASTESGSQEWSSTHPRRCVTEGQGDRQPTVVGEEWVDDHSKETMILRLDQGNLHTSVSSAQGQDAAQPEEKRGITARELYSYLRSNKP from the exons ATGCCTCAGTTACTGCGAAACATTAATGGGATCATCGAGGCCTTCAGGCGCTACGCAAGGACAGAGGGCAACTGCACAGCACTCACCCGAGGGGAGCTGAAAAGACTCTTGGAGCAAGAGTTTGCCAATGTGATTGTG AAACCCCACGATCCAGCAACTGTGGATGAGGTCCTGTGTCTGCTGGATGAAGACCACACAGGGACTGTGGAATTCAAGGAATTCCTGGTCTTGGTGTTTAAAGTTGCCCAGGCCTGTTTCAAGACACTGAGCGAGAGTCCTGAGGGAGCCTGCGGCTCTCAAGAGTCTGGAAGCCTTCACTCTGGGGCCTCGCAGGAGCTGGGCGAAGGACAGAGAAGTGGCACTGAAGTGGGAAGGGCGGGGAAAGGGCAGCATTATGAGGGGAGCAGCCACAGACAGAGCCAGCAGGATTCCAGAGGGCAGAACAGGCCTGGGGCTCAGACCCAGGGTCAGGCCACTGGCTCTGCATGGGTCAGCAGCTATGACAAGCAAGCTGAGTCCCAGAGCCAGGAAAGAACAAGCCCGCAGATACAACTCTCTGGGCACACAGAGCAGACCCAGAAAGCTGGAGAAGGCAAGAGGAATCAGACAACAGAGGTGAGGCCAGAGAGACAGCCACAGACCAGGGAACAGGACAGAGCCCACCAGACAGGTGAGACTGTGACTGGATCTGGAACTCAGACCCAGGCAGGTGCCACCCAGACTGTGGAGCACGACAGCAGCCACCAGACAGGAAGAACCAGCATGCAGACACAGGAGGCCACCAATGACCAGAACAGAGGGACTGAGATCCACGGTCAAGGCAGGAGCCAGACCAGCCAGGCTGTGACAGGAGGACATGCTCAGATACAGGCAGGGACACACACCCAGACACCCACCCAGACCATGGAGCAGGACAGCAGCCACCAGACAGGAAGCACCAGCACCCAGACACAGGAATCCACCAATGACCAGAACAGAGGGACTGAGAACCACGGTCAAGGCAGGAGCGAGACCAGCCAGGCTATGACAGGAGGACATGCTCAGATACAGGCAGGGTCACACACCCAGACTGTGGAGCAGGACAGAAGCCAAACTGTAAGCCACGGAGGGGCTAGAGAACAGGGACAGACCCAGACGCAGCCAGACAGTGGTCAAAAACGGACACAAGTGAGCaaccctgaggcaggagagacagTACCGGGAGGACAGGCCCAGACTGGGGCAAGCACTGAGTCAGGAAGTCAGGAGTGGAGCAGCACTCACCCAAGGCGCTGTGTGACAGAAGGGCAGGGAGACAGACAGCCCACAGTGGTTGGTGAGGAATGGGTTGATGACCACTCAAAGGAGACAATGATCCTCAGGCTGGACCAGGGCAACTTGCATACCAGTGTTTCCTCAGCACAGGGCCAGGATGCAGCCCAGCCAGAAGAGAAGCGAGGCATCACAGCTAGGGAGCTGTATTCCTACTTGAGAAGCAACAAGCCATGA